The Ciconia boyciana chromosome 4, ASM3463844v1, whole genome shotgun sequence DNA window gacgcagcttcattccatttcctcattcctgttgctggtcaccagagagaggagatcagctGCCCCCCGTGAGGAAGTTGTAGGCTGCAATGAGGTCACTCCTCAGCCTTTTATTCTCCAAGCTGAGCgaaccaagtgacctcagccactCCTTGTAAGTCTTGCCCTTGAGGCCTTTCACTatcttggtcgccctcctctggacacactctgATAGTTTGACGTCCTTCTTATGttgaggtgcccaaaactgcacacaatactcaaggtggggccgcaccagtgcagtgtagcatgggacaatcacctccctcaaccagccgctatgctgtgcttgatgtACCCCAGGAAACGACTGGCCCTTTTGGGTGCCAGagcacactgttgactcatattcaacttgccatcaacccaaacccccagatctctttccacggggctgctctccagcttctCATCCTCCAGTCTGTacatataaccaggattaccctgTTCCAGGTAGAGAATCCTGCACTTGCTCgtgttaaatttcatatggttggTGACTGCCCAactctctagtctatccagattTCTCTGTAAGGCCTTTCTACCCTCAAGGGAGTCCGCAGCTCCTCCTAGGTTAGTATAATCAGCAAACAtacttaatgtacatttgattcctgcatccagataatttttaaaaacattaaagagcactggccctaaaatcAAGCCCTAgggaaccccactggtgactggctgccagcctgatgtaaccccaCTTACTAAAACTCTTTGAGCCTGACCCATCAGCCAATTGCTCACCCAATGTATTATGGACTTGTGtagctgtgtgctggacattttgtccagaaggatactgtgaaaaacagcatcaaaagctttgctaaaataaaaaaaacctcacatctactggcttcccttggtcaaCTAGATGGGTGATCTTGTCatgaaaggaaattaagctgattaagcaggactttcccctcGTGAACCTGCACTGGCTATGGCCAATGACTGCAttgtctctcaagtgtttttcagtaaCTCCCAAAATAACCCTCTCCATAATTctaccaggcactgaagtgagactgacaggcctgtaattacgAGGGTCTTCCTTCTTACCCGTCTTGAAAATTGAGACAacatttgccagcttccagACTGGGACCTCTCCGGATTCCCAAgaccattgaaaaataatggagaggTCCCACAATAACATTGGCCAGCTCTTTCAGAaccctgggatgaatcccattgGGCCCTATAGCCTTATGtgcatccagctggagcagcaagtcttGAACAAGTTCAGGGTCAGCTGGGATTTTATCATTTCCCCAGTCACGGTCTTCCAACACAGGGcttggggggtcccagggcccatcATCGGTGTTGAAGACAGAGGCGACGAAGGCATAAAACTTCTCTGTTTTGCCTATGTCCCTATTTGTGAGGTGACCAACCTCATCAAGTGACAGACCAACGTTATCTCTgatcctccttttgctgttaacatattttaaaaagccctttttgttgtccttcacagTGCTGGCCAGCTTGAACTCTAATCAAGTTTTAGTCACATGAATTTTCTCCCTACAGTGGTGAACAGCATCTCTGTCGTCCTCCTGTGTtgcctgtccttgcttccaatGTCTgtacactttccttttctgcctaaGTTCTAGAAGATCCCtgctcagccaagctggtcttctgcccccCTTGCTTGACTTGAGACACTTTGGAATTGTCTGCTCCTGTACTCATAAGAGATGGCTCTTAAAAAGTGACTAGCATTCACAGACTCCAAtactttcaaaagcagattcccaggggaccTTACTaaccagctccttcagcagcctGAAGTCTGGTCTTCCCCATACAAGAAGATGTTATGAAGTTTGTATTAATGACACTTATGAAGATAAGCAGCACACTGAATAAGgtagctaaggaaaaaaaaagtgggggggaAGTCTTTTTCTggtcatttcattttcttatctaTCTAGGCTGAGAGTCTAGCAGCTCAGAACCAAGTCTCACCCCAAAGTAaagaacataaataaaacaattttattttaactattttgtCAGTTAGAGGCAAGTTTGAGCAGAGTGTACCAGGTGCCTGAGAGCTACGTTCCCAAGAATATCTAGGTCAAAGTGATTAGCCTGGGCAGAAGCAAAGCTAGCAatctttcttgctttgcttaGTAGTGATGTCCAAGATCCCAGTCCAGGTGCATGAGGTGTTGGCATCTGACAGCCATGAAGTTCACCCTGTAGAAGCTCCTGCTACTGCAGTATGGTATGAGAAACGATCTCTTGAGTAGTGAGCAATAAGCCTTACTGGATTCTTCTCAGAACTGAAACCAGGCAGCttgacaaaaagcaaaatgaaatcctATAGTGGAGCCTGGCAAGAGGAATATGGTTGCCTGAATCCTGAATCCTGATTAAGAAACATCCAAGAATTTTCGGTAGTAAAATGATGGCATTGCagactactttttttcttatgtctgAATTAGTTTGCttaggagaaagaaacagcctTGAAATTGGACATTAATTTGCATTAAGGTTGCTAACAAAGGGCTCACCATGGCATGCTTTAACATTCAAAGCAAACTGCAAAGCAGATTGGTATCTGTAGTAAGGCACTGACAATCCCTATTAATACGGGCCTTGCCTTTTTTgcatcaagaaagaaaatggacaaAGGAGACGAATTCGTGAAGCAAAACACTTTCAAGTGCAGCTAAATATGAATTGCCAATAATCCAGGCCTTAAACAGTGTGACGTGAAGAAACCTTGAACTATTCAGTGTGATGCACTCATTAGGATGCAGCCTGAGAACAGAAGTATTGCAAAATGCTCAGCTATGATGTCTTCCTCTGTCAAGAGCTAGTAAATATAAATGCTACAATAGGTGgtagggaaaaggggaaaaagaaggggtGATTCTCACAGCAACAGAAATTGCTTCACATGGGACACTACCAAAACAACAGTATTGGGGTTTGCAGTGCAAGACCATGAGATTAATGACACAAGAACAGGAGCTTGaggacaacaaaggaaaaataccgCTGCAGAGGCTCTGGGATACACTGTCCCAGCAGCTTGTGTGAAAGGGTAGGGAGCTGCGAGTGGAAGGCAGGTTACAGGATTGCAGATGGAAAGCCTTACAGACCAGCGAGGGTGTTACCAAAGCTAGCAGTTTTCTAGTGCTTTGTCCCTTCCTGCGCCAGCCTGGATACAGGTGCAGTAACGAGCTGGTGTTAAGAAGCTGTAACTCAAGGGCTAAGAGCACGCTGAAGGAGCCATCCCTTTATTGTGTGTATCCTCTGCGTTACAGGAGCTctagcccagctgaagtgctcCCAGTGACAAGGGGAAGTAACCTGGCTTTCAGGATGCTCGTTGTTACTGGAGATGCTTGTGCCAGCTCAACCAGAGCTGAGGATGAAACCTccatgaaaacaaagagaaagcatctctcctgtcctgctAGGTACCTAGTGTGGCTTCATGCAATTAAACATGACCTGCAAGAGAAACAAGAGTGGCTTTATTCTGTTTCTCAGCAGCTCATGAAGAGTCTGAAGTGAACTGGTATGCTGGAAACCCCTTCACACCCTTGCCCTTCACTACCACTGCGTCCAGAGGAGCATAAGTCCTGCGCTCCCAGAGCACAGACAAAGCTTCAGGCATAGACTGCAACTTTCCTTGGCCCTTAACTAGGTGGAGGTATTCTAAGCAGGAATAAAAAGGGATGACTTCTATTTGCTCAcctttggaaaacattttaagagcTACTGTAGTGAATTCCTACCCATTATCTGCATATCaattattctttgttttcattaaggAAAACCAAGACATGCTACACTCATGTAGATGAAAGAAATATGTAATGTTCTcgctctctctccccctctctctcccccatctgCCCCtcacacattttcattttgagattattttaaatccatATATACTTGCATTaggaaaatgtatgttttttatTAGCAATAAAActttagggctttttttcccctactgaTTTTTCATAGATCTATGGATCCATAATCATTCACGTCACAGCCTGAGGGAGATGAGGCTGGAACAGGATAATAGCCCTTAAATCCCTTCTCTAAGCACTCAGATCTTCCCTGTCAGCAAGATTAAAACGGTCAACAGCAGTCTTCATGTGTCTATATCCCACACGAAGCTTTCACAACAACTGGAGTGGTGGCtggcagggagaaaaatgcagaacCGCTGCTGTGCATGATACTACCGAgataaagagagaagaaaacaggattgCCAGCCTTTGTAGTGTTGGGAAGGACTGGTGTTAATTCCTTCATCAGGTGAATGCAAAGAAGATAGAAGAGTAAGGAAAAATAGTATGTTGCAGTTTAACATGCGGCGACAGTTTCCTTTCCTAAAACataaaggcagagagagggaagcACCAAATGTCCTCCCGCAGCCCGACAAGGGGAAGGATAATGAAGGCATGCATGTAGACAAGCAGAGTGGCTTTTCTGCTACCGCTCCATTGAACTCCCAGCCCCTACTGCTCCTGGGACCTGAGGGGAATTACAACTATTATGTGGACgatgaagatgaggaagaggaagagaaagaacaaggaaaatggCCAAGCGGAGACACATTTGAGGGAGAAAACAAGCCCTCGTCATCCATTCCTTGTTCCCCTGCCCTTTCCTCTGGAGCCCCAGCCACGGCTTCGACTTCATCTGTGCTGAACATCAATGTCGGTGGCCAAAGCTACCACCTCACCTACCAGGCAGTGGCCATCTATCCCAAGACCCGCCTGGGCCGCCTGGCTACCTCCACTGACCGTCGCTGTCAGCTGGGCCTGTGTGATGACTATGCTGCCCAGGTAGATGAGTATTTCTTTGACCGGGACCCGGCCGTCTTCCAGCTGGTGTACAACTTCTATGCCTCAGGGGTGCTGCGCGTGCGGGACGAGCTGTGCCCCCGTAGCTTCCTGGAGGAGCTGAGCTACTGGGGCGTGCGGCTCAAATACACACCTCGCTGTTGCCGCATCTGCTTCGAGGAGCGCCGTGACGAGCTGAGCGAGCAGCTGAAGGTCCAGCGCGAGCTGCGCTCCCAGGCAGAGGCTCAGGAGAACGAGCAGCTCTTCCACCACATGCGCTATTATGGTCCCCAGCGCTGGCGCCTCTGGAACCTCATGGAGAAGCCCTTCTCCTCTGTCACGGCCAAGGTGATGGCAGTGGCCTCCAGCTTCTTCGTGCTCATCTCTGTGGTGGCCCTGGCACTCAACACAGTGGAGGAGATGCAGCAGGTAGACCGGAAAAGCGGGGAGAGTCGGCCCGTCTTGGAGCACATTGAGACCTTGTGCATCGCATTCTTCACACTGGAGTACCTGCTGCGTTTAGTGTCTACCCCAGACCTGCGCCGCTTTGCCAGCAGCGCCCTCAATGCAGTAGACCTCATTGCCATCCTGCCCCTctacctgcagctgctgctcgAATGCTTTGCTGATGATGACCAGCCCCGAGGTCGGGGCTCTCAGCACGAGCATGATATCGAGAAGGTGGGACGGGTGGGCAAGGTGGGACAAGTACTTCGCATCATGCGCCTCATGCGCATCTTCCGCATCCTCAAGCTGGCCCGCCACTCCACAGGGCTGCGTGCCTTTGGCTTTACCTTGCGCCAGTGCTACCAGCAGGTGGGCTGCCTTTTGCTCTTCATTGCCATGGGCATCTTCGCCTTCTCTGCCATGGTCTACACAGTGGAGCACGATGTCTCCAGTACCAACTTCACCAGCATTCCCCATGCTTGGTGGTGGGCTGCCGTAAGTAAATGCATCTCACCTTGCTGGGTAGCCAGAgatcctctctcccttccctccccttccttgcTAGAGTCGCTGACAGTCTTGAAAACAGCAGGCTCAGATCAGTGAACATCTGCTCTGAATTCTGAGCTTACAGGACATATGCACTCACTCATGCACCCACACATGCACTCATTCACCTCTGTTGTAAGCTTAAATCAAGGCTTAATCAGGCAGACAGTGTTGAAATTCCTGTCTGACCAAATGCGGACAGTACTTGCACTTTTAAAGAAGAAGTGGGCaaagagacaggaaagaaaagcatttcccCATTTAATCCCAATTTCagtgttacaaaaaaaatttttaaaaaggcaaaaaaaagcttGCATCAGGCTAGCTGGTTGCAGGTGGATACAGGATTTTCATTCTTGTTCTTTTTGCAGATCTACTGTGACCCATCATACAATTGCAAGATGTTAAGACATAGTTTATTAACTAGAGTCTGGTCACTCAAACTTGCAAAGCCAAAGCTGGCCCAGAGCTCTGgccattaaaaatgcattagg harbors:
- the KCNV2 gene encoding potassium voltage-gated channel subfamily V member 2 is translated as MLQFNMRRQFPFLKHKGREREAPNVLPQPDKGKDNEGMHVDKQSGFSATAPLNSQPLLLLGPEGNYNYYVDDEDEEEEEKEQGKWPSGDTFEGENKPSSSIPCSPALSSGAPATASTSSVLNINVGGQSYHLTYQAVAIYPKTRLGRLATSTDRRCQLGLCDDYAAQVDEYFFDRDPAVFQLVYNFYASGVLRVRDELCPRSFLEELSYWGVRLKYTPRCCRICFEERRDELSEQLKVQRELRSQAEAQENEQLFHHMRYYGPQRWRLWNLMEKPFSSVTAKVMAVASSFFVLISVVALALNTVEEMQQVDRKSGESRPVLEHIETLCIAFFTLEYLLRLVSTPDLRRFASSALNAVDLIAILPLYLQLLLECFADDDQPRGRGSQHEHDIEKVGRVGKVGQVLRIMRLMRIFRILKLARHSTGLRAFGFTLRQCYQQVGCLLLFIAMGIFAFSAMVYTVEHDVSSTNFTSIPHAWWWAAVSISTVGYGDMCPETHLGRLFAFLCIAFGIILNGMPISILYNKFSDYYSKLKAYEYTALKKERGKVDFTRRAMKKISECCGEGATHPLSQH